From a region of the Actinopolymorpha singaporensis genome:
- a CDS encoding SLC13 family permease: MTAVLAVGIFVLAYVFIATEKVHRVTAALAGAGLMALAGIVDAHSAFFAEETGVEWNVIFLLLGMMIIVSILKQTGLFQYLAIWAAKRARGRPYRLMVMLVLITAVLSPFLDNVTTVLLIAPVTVLVCRRLGLPIAPYLIAEALTSNIGGTATLIGDPPNIIIGTRAGLSFNDFLFNLAPIVVVLVGVFLLMCRWLFRDTLRRTPQHTEDLMDLDEREAITDPKMLVRCLVVLFAVVVAFALHSVFHLEPSIVALLGAGVMVLVSGTSSQQFLEEVEWSTLVFFMGLFVLVGGLVRTGVIERLGEAAISAVGGEYLLAATALLFGSAVLGAFVDNIPYVATMVPIVQGVVDAAPNPEQGKALWWAFALGADLGGNATAVAASANVVVLSIAARNGERISFWEFTKYGAIVTVVTVTLAWPYVWLRYFALG, translated from the coding sequence CTGACCGCAGTACTGGCCGTGGGCATCTTCGTCCTCGCCTACGTGTTCATCGCCACCGAGAAGGTGCACCGGGTCACGGCGGCGCTGGCCGGCGCCGGCCTGATGGCGCTGGCCGGCATCGTCGACGCCCACTCCGCGTTCTTCGCCGAGGAGACCGGCGTGGAGTGGAACGTCATCTTCCTGCTGCTCGGGATGATGATCATCGTCAGCATCCTCAAACAGACCGGGCTGTTCCAGTACCTCGCGATCTGGGCGGCCAAGCGGGCGCGCGGGCGGCCGTACCGGCTGATGGTCATGCTCGTCCTGATCACCGCCGTGCTGTCGCCGTTCCTGGACAACGTGACCACGGTGCTGCTGATCGCTCCGGTCACGGTGCTGGTCTGCCGGCGGCTCGGCCTCCCCATCGCGCCGTACCTCATAGCGGAGGCGCTGACCTCCAACATCGGCGGCACCGCCACCCTCATCGGTGACCCGCCGAACATCATCATCGGCACCCGCGCCGGCCTGTCGTTCAACGACTTCCTGTTCAACCTCGCACCGATCGTGGTGGTGCTGGTCGGGGTGTTCCTCCTGATGTGCCGGTGGCTGTTCAGGGACACCCTCCGCCGTACGCCGCAGCACACCGAGGACCTGATGGACCTCGACGAACGGGAGGCGATCACCGACCCGAAGATGCTCGTCCGGTGCCTCGTCGTGCTGTTCGCGGTGGTGGTGGCGTTCGCGCTGCACTCCGTGTTCCACCTCGAACCCTCCATCGTCGCGCTCCTCGGCGCCGGGGTGATGGTGCTGGTCTCCGGAACGTCCTCCCAGCAGTTCCTGGAGGAGGTGGAGTGGTCCACGCTGGTGTTCTTCATGGGTCTGTTCGTGCTCGTCGGCGGGCTGGTGCGCACCGGCGTGATCGAACGACTGGGCGAGGCGGCGATCTCGGCGGTCGGCGGTGAGTACCTCCTCGCGGCGACCGCGCTGCTGTTCGGCTCGGCGGTCCTCGGCGCGTTCGTGGACAACATCCCGTACGTCGCGACGATGGTGCCGATCGTTCAGGGCGTGGTGGACGCGGCGCCGAACCCCGAGCAGGGGAAGGCTTTGTGGTGGGCGTTCGCGCTCGGCGCCGACCTCGGCGGCAACGCGACCGCGGTCGCGGCCAGCGCCAACGTCGTGGTCCTCAGCATCGCCGCCCGCAACGGTGAACGCATCAGCTTCTGGGAGTTCACGAAGTACGGCGCGATCGTCACCGTGGTGACGGTGACGCTGGCCTGGCCCTACGTCTGGCTGCGCTACTTCGCCCTCGGCTGA
- a CDS encoding potassium/proton antiporter produces MSAAELNVVLAGAMIVLLAATAAVRLSARAGLPTLLVYLAIGLVIGEAGLGLEFEDAQLTQNLGLIALAVILAEGGLTTRWSVIRPVVGVSALLATLGVAISVAVTAFVAHAALNFDWRTSILLAAAVGSTDAAAVFSVLRRLPLAGRLGATLEAESGFNDPPVVILVTLVVSDAWTQANPVTALGQVGYQLAVGVLVGLVVGRVAQWVLSRSALPAAGLYPIATLAMALFAYAGAGMINASGLLAAYVTGLWLGNAPLPHRRATLGFAEGTAWLAQIGLFVLLGLLVSPGRLAAALVPALVVGGALLLLARPLTVLVCTTGFRVPWREQVFMSWAGLRGAVPIVVATIPLSAGLPAASTVFDVVFVLVVVFTLIQGPTLPFLARRLGIAAAGQALDLTVESAPLEEAGAELLQVGVPEGSRLVGVYVDELRLPAGAAVSLVVRTGRAFVPTGHTVVRAGDQLLVVTTESARRQTERRLRAVARAGRLARWFGEHGDDPPPAATSAPTSAADPAGNSPATSAADSPAISAADSRPPSTSGRLVRRIRPRTRTDIS; encoded by the coding sequence GTGAGCGCCGCTGAGCTCAACGTCGTCCTCGCGGGCGCCATGATCGTTCTGCTCGCCGCGACAGCCGCCGTCCGGCTGTCGGCGAGGGCGGGCCTGCCCACCCTGCTGGTCTACCTCGCGATCGGGCTGGTGATCGGCGAGGCCGGCCTCGGCCTGGAGTTCGAGGACGCCCAGCTCACCCAGAACCTCGGCCTGATCGCGCTCGCGGTGATCCTCGCCGAAGGCGGGCTCACCACCCGCTGGTCGGTGATCCGCCCGGTCGTCGGGGTCAGCGCGCTGCTGGCCACCCTGGGCGTGGCGATCAGCGTGGCCGTCACCGCGTTCGTCGCCCACGCGGCCCTGAACTTCGACTGGCGTACGTCGATCCTGCTCGCCGCCGCGGTCGGCTCCACCGACGCGGCCGCGGTGTTCTCCGTACTCCGCAGGCTGCCGCTGGCGGGCCGGCTCGGAGCGACCCTGGAGGCCGAGTCCGGGTTCAACGACCCGCCGGTGGTCATCCTGGTGACGCTGGTGGTCTCCGACGCCTGGACGCAGGCGAACCCGGTCACCGCTCTCGGCCAGGTGGGTTACCAGCTGGCCGTCGGTGTCCTGGTCGGCCTGGTCGTCGGCCGGGTCGCCCAGTGGGTGCTGTCCCGAAGCGCGCTGCCGGCCGCCGGGCTGTATCCGATCGCGACCCTCGCCATGGCGCTGTTCGCCTACGCCGGCGCCGGGATGATCAACGCCAGCGGGCTGCTCGCGGCGTACGTCACCGGGTTGTGGCTCGGCAACGCACCACTGCCACACCGGCGGGCCACTCTCGGGTTCGCCGAAGGCACCGCCTGGCTGGCCCAGATCGGGTTGTTCGTCCTGCTCGGGCTGCTGGTCAGCCCGGGGCGGCTGGCCGCCGCCCTGGTGCCCGCACTCGTCGTCGGCGGCGCGCTGCTGCTGCTGGCCCGGCCGTTGACCGTGCTCGTCTGCACGACCGGGTTCCGGGTGCCGTGGCGTGAACAGGTGTTCATGTCCTGGGCCGGGCTGCGGGGCGCGGTGCCGATCGTGGTGGCCACCATCCCGCTGAGTGCGGGCCTGCCCGCGGCCAGCACGGTCTTCGACGTGGTGTTCGTCCTGGTGGTCGTCTTCACCCTGATCCAGGGCCCCACGCTGCCGTTCCTCGCCCGCCGGCTGGGGATCGCCGCCGCCGGGCAGGCGCTGGACCTGACCGTGGAGTCGGCCCCGCTGGAGGAGGCGGGCGCCGAACTGCTCCAGGTCGGCGTACCAGAGGGGTCCCGTCTCGTCGGCGTCTACGTGGACGAACTCCGGCTGCCGGCCGGCGCCGCGGTCAGCCTCGTCGTCCGCACCGGCCGGGCGTTCGTGCCCACCGGCCACACCGTCGTCCGCGCCGGGGACCAGCTGCTGGTGGTCACCACGGAGAGCGCGCGCCGGCAGACCGAACGCCGGTTGCGTGCCGTGGCCAGGGCCGGCCGCCTGGCCCGGTGGTTCGGCGAACACGGCGACGACCCACCACCGGCTGCCACCTCGGCTCCCACCTCGGCTGCCGACCCGGCAGGCAACTCGCCGGCCACCTCGGCCGCCGACTCTCCAGCCATCTCGGCAGCCGACTCCCGCCCGCCCTCGACGTCCGGGCGCCTCGTGCGCCGGATCCGCCCGCGAACCAGGACGGACATCTCATGA
- a CDS encoding CapA family protein, protein MAGHGGFGRIASARTKLFVSYVAVGALALGAGCSAPPGADPSQPAGGATRAADPATSPASTENPAADRTPTATPRGGTPAPRVTPPAPEPITLAFAGDIHFQNQLRSRLADPGTALAPLRPELSAADLTVANLETAVTTRGAPEDKRYRFRAPPSAFDAVAAAGIDVVTMANNHAVDYGPVGLRDTLAAAAHAPVAVVGIGADAAQAFAPHVARIRGTTVAVIGADAVPDPTTRHFAAGEDTAGIAVAVRPARLLAAVRAARRTADIVVVYLHWGQERVGCPTSGQRDLARMLAGAGADVVVGSHAHVQLGAGTLDDTFVAYGLGNFVWYSRNSRRESTTGVLTLTMTGRSVREARWTPGRVGADGLPRFTSGDQAERLRRDFADLTACTGLGRIGTPPV, encoded by the coding sequence ATGGCCGGCCATGGGGGGTTCGGGCGGATCGCGTCTGCCCGGACGAAGCTGTTCGTGTCGTACGTCGCCGTGGGGGCGCTCGCGCTCGGTGCGGGCTGTTCCGCACCGCCCGGCGCGGACCCGAGTCAACCGGCCGGCGGCGCCACGCGGGCCGCAGACCCGGCGACCTCCCCCGCTTCGACGGAGAACCCCGCGGCGGACCGGACCCCGACCGCCACGCCGCGCGGGGGGACCCCGGCGCCCCGGGTCACGCCTCCCGCGCCGGAGCCGATCACGCTGGCGTTCGCCGGCGACATCCACTTCCAGAACCAGCTCAGGTCGCGGCTGGCGGACCCGGGCACCGCGCTCGCTCCCCTGCGCCCGGAGCTGTCCGCCGCCGACCTCACGGTCGCGAACCTCGAGACGGCCGTCACGACCCGTGGCGCGCCGGAGGACAAGCGCTACCGGTTCCGGGCGCCGCCGAGCGCGTTCGACGCGGTGGCCGCCGCGGGGATCGACGTGGTGACCATGGCCAACAACCACGCTGTCGACTACGGACCGGTTGGGCTGCGGGACACCCTCGCCGCAGCCGCGCACGCTCCGGTGGCGGTGGTCGGCATCGGGGCCGACGCGGCTCAGGCGTTCGCGCCGCACGTGGCGAGGATCCGGGGTACGACGGTCGCGGTGATCGGCGCGGACGCGGTTCCCGATCCCACCACCCGGCACTTCGCGGCGGGTGAGGACACCGCCGGGATCGCGGTCGCTGTCCGGCCGGCGCGGCTGCTGGCCGCCGTGCGGGCTGCCCGGCGTACGGCGGACATCGTGGTCGTCTACCTCCACTGGGGCCAGGAGCGGGTGGGCTGTCCGACGTCCGGCCAGCGCGACCTCGCCCGGATGCTCGCCGGCGCCGGAGCCGACGTCGTGGTGGGCAGCCACGCGCACGTCCAGCTGGGTGCGGGGACGCTGGACGACACGTTCGTGGCGTACGGCCTGGGCAACTTCGTGTGGTACTCCCGGAACAGCCGACGGGAGTCGACGACGGGCGTCCTCACCCTGACCATGACGGGGCGGTCGGTGCGGGAAGCTCGCTGGACTCCGGGCCGGGTCGGGGCCGACGGACTGCCCCGATTCACCTCCGGTGACCAGGCTGAACGCCTGCGCCGGGACTTCGCGGATCTGACCGCCTGCACCGGTTTGGGACGGATAGGGACACCCCCGGTTTGA
- a CDS encoding aminotransferase class IV — protein sequence MRVWVDGRLVEDPYAPALAPLDHGVTVGDGVFETLKVVDGRPFALTRHLDRLARSAHGLGLTGLDLAAVRRGVSAVLEAWDRPGGRLRITVTGGPAPLGSERGDQGLTVMVAIAELSARPDSTALVTVPWPRNERGALAGLKTTSYAENVVALAHARQHGATEALFANTVGNVCEGTGSNVFVVLGGEVYTPPLSAGCLAGVTRALVLEWCGGYEKDLPASALEEAEELFLTSTTRDVQAVNSLDGRKLPAPGPVTARVMEEFARAAADRIDP from the coding sequence ATGAGAGTTTGGGTCGACGGCCGGCTTGTCGAGGATCCGTACGCGCCCGCGCTGGCGCCCCTCGACCACGGCGTCACTGTCGGCGACGGCGTGTTCGAGACGCTCAAGGTCGTCGACGGCCGTCCGTTCGCGCTGACCAGGCATCTGGACCGGCTGGCCCGCTCCGCGCACGGCCTCGGGCTCACCGGGCTCGACCTGGCCGCCGTCCGCCGCGGCGTCTCCGCCGTCCTGGAAGCGTGGGACCGGCCCGGCGGCAGGCTGCGCATCACCGTCACCGGCGGCCCCGCACCGCTCGGGTCCGAACGCGGTGACCAGGGGCTGACCGTGATGGTGGCGATCGCCGAGCTGTCCGCACGACCCGACTCCACCGCGCTGGTCACCGTCCCGTGGCCGCGCAACGAGCGGGGCGCCCTCGCCGGGCTGAAGACCACGTCGTACGCGGAGAACGTCGTCGCCCTCGCCCACGCCCGTCAACACGGCGCGACCGAGGCGTTGTTCGCCAACACCGTCGGCAACGTGTGCGAGGGGACGGGCTCGAACGTGTTCGTCGTGCTCGGCGGTGAGGTCTACACCCCGCCGCTGTCGGCGGGCTGCCTGGCAGGAGTGACCCGCGCGCTGGTGCTGGAGTGGTGCGGAGGGTACGAGAAGGACCTGCCGGCGAGCGCGCTGGAGGAGGCCGAGGAACTCTTCCTCACCTCGACGACCCGCGACGTGCAGGCGGTGAACTCACTGGACGGGCGGAAGCTGCCCGCTCCCGGTCCGGTGACCGCACGGGTCATGGAGGAGTTCGCACGAGCGGCGGCCGATCGGATCGACCCCTGA
- a CDS encoding SsgA family sporulation/cell division regulator, with protein MDALPASVTHALPLRLIDGTGAALRLTAELRYDAADPYAVDAVFHTGEPRGVRWVFARELLSEGLFRPTGDGDVHVSPLVDETGRAIVLIELRSPDGEAVLHAPADGLATFLQSTYSIIPPGEESGHVDLDLLVEELRRSSGPAV; from the coding sequence ATGGATGCACTACCCGCTTCGGTCACCCACGCGCTGCCGCTCCGCCTCATCGACGGAACGGGAGCCGCGCTGCGGCTGACCGCAGAGCTCCGATATGACGCCGCCGACCCGTATGCCGTCGACGCGGTGTTTCACACTGGCGAACCCCGCGGAGTCCGTTGGGTCTTCGCCAGGGAACTCCTGTCCGAAGGTCTGTTCCGGCCCACCGGTGACGGTGACGTGCACGTCTCGCCCCTCGTGGACGAGACCGGGCGCGCCATCGTGCTCATCGAGCTTCGCTCCCCCGACGGGGAGGCGGTGCTCCATGCTCCGGCGGACGGTCTCGCGACCTTCCTGCAGAGCACGTACTCGATCATCCCTCCGGGTGAGGAGAGCGGGCACGTCGACCTCGACCTGCTGGTCGAGGAACTACGCCGCAGCTCCGGCCCGGCGGTCTAG
- a CDS encoding TIGR02611 family protein: MNAYRHTDHDEGVADGRQAVAPPRPDRRTVDDSDANASESDTPPRSDVRGSADHGDHEQDKHSDDHDDEDHKKKHRPWRRIQWHHRARRRIRRHPTLNATWRGAVFVVGVLLIVAGLVMFIAPGPGWLTVILGLAVLATEFAWAHRTLEWSKDKARAAGEKAMDPRARRRNLLIGAVVVVLVAATAAAWVVTQGLPGPAMSTWEWVRSLR, from the coding sequence GTGAACGCCTACCGACACACCGACCACGACGAGGGCGTGGCCGATGGCCGGCAGGCCGTCGCGCCCCCGCGACCGGACCGGCGCACCGTGGACGACAGCGACGCCAACGCATCCGAAAGCGACACGCCGCCCCGGTCGGACGTTCGGGGATCAGCCGACCACGGCGACCACGAGCAGGACAAGCACAGCGACGACCACGACGACGAGGACCACAAGAAGAAGCACCGGCCCTGGCGCCGGATCCAGTGGCACCACCGCGCGCGCCGCCGTATCCGCCGCCACCCCACGCTCAACGCCACCTGGCGCGGCGCGGTCTTCGTGGTCGGCGTGCTGCTCATCGTTGCCGGACTCGTCATGTTCATCGCACCCGGTCCCGGTTGGCTGACGGTCATCCTCGGGCTCGCCGTGCTGGCCACGGAGTTCGCGTGGGCGCACCGAACTCTGGAGTGGTCGAAGGACAAGGCGCGCGCGGCGGGCGAGAAGGCGATGGACCCGAGGGCCCGCCGGCGCAACCTCCTGATCGGGGCCGTCGTGGTGGTGCTCGTCGCCGCCACCGCGGCCGCGTGGGTGGTGACCCAGGGGTTGCCCGGCCCGGCGATGTCCACCTGGGAGTGGGTCCGGTCGTTGCGGTAG
- the yaaA gene encoding peroxide stress protein YaaA, whose amino-acid sequence MLILLPPSEGKAAAGRGRPVDLDSLSLPELTPARTKVLDALVDLCGDADRTDEAMAVLGLSASQRGEVERDARLRDAPTLPAARLYTGVLYDALDLASLGPAQRRRAQRFLLICSGLWGAVRLRDRIPPYRCSMTVRLPGVGPLGAFWRESMPTAIAGAAGRGLVLDLRSSAYATVWTPTGELAGRTATVRVLQETRPGDASSRTVVSHFNKATKGRLVRDLLNGEDNPRRPNDLVDVLRGLGYQVEAERPEHGRPWRLDVVVASV is encoded by the coding sequence GTGCTCATCCTGTTGCCACCCTCGGAGGGCAAGGCCGCCGCGGGCAGAGGCCGCCCGGTGGACCTGGATTCGCTGTCGCTGCCCGAACTCACCCCCGCCCGCACCAAGGTCCTCGACGCGCTCGTCGACCTGTGTGGTGACGCGGACCGGACCGACGAGGCGATGGCCGTGCTCGGGCTGTCCGCGAGCCAGCGCGGCGAGGTCGAACGCGACGCGCGACTTCGGGACGCGCCGACGCTGCCGGCGGCCAGGCTGTACACCGGAGTGCTGTACGACGCCCTCGACCTGGCCTCGCTCGGGCCCGCGCAACGGCGCCGGGCGCAGCGCTTCCTTCTGATCTGCTCCGGCCTGTGGGGCGCGGTCCGGTTGCGCGACCGCATCCCGCCGTACCGCTGCTCGATGACCGTCCGGTTGCCCGGCGTCGGCCCGCTGGGCGCGTTCTGGCGGGAGAGCATGCCGACCGCGATCGCCGGCGCGGCCGGGCGCGGGCTGGTGCTGGACCTGCGCTCCTCGGCGTACGCCACCGTCTGGACGCCCACCGGCGAACTCGCCGGCCGCACCGCGACGGTGCGGGTGCTGCAGGAGACCCGGCCGGGTGACGCCTCCAGCCGTACCGTCGTCAGCCACTTCAACAAGGCCACCAAGGGCCGGCTGGTCCGTGACCTGCTGAACGGCGAGGACAACCCGCGCCGCCCGAACGACCTGGTCGACGTGTTGCGAGGGCTGGGCTACCAGGTCGAAGCCGAGCGCCCCGAACACGGGCGGCCCTGGCGGCTGGACGTCGTGGTCGCCTCGGTCTGA
- a CDS encoding Hsp70 family protein — translation MGHTIGIDLGTTYSAAARVNELGKPEIVVNRDGERLTPSVVLFQDELPIVGTMAKRSAVTAPLDVVQFVKRSMGDPSWKFETSGGTTYRPEEISAIILRRIKDDVELALGSPVTDAVVTVPAYFDDAPRRATIDAGRIAGLNVARVLNEPTAAALAYGVEHEVEGTVLVYDLGGGTFDVTVMRVGGGDFDVLATQGDRNLGGFDFDNLLMRLLDERFQAAGGPSLLDGAEAEADLREKAEIAKRSLTTVEQTRVVLSGGGVSKVVPLTRAEFEDATSSLISRTRDIAEIVVGDAGLDWSGVDHVLLAGGSTRMPMVRSMIEKVSGREPIRSVNPDEVVALGAAIQAHLVDLDAADAARGGTNGSATGTGDGASAEQLPVLASAVTRPRIRDVTSQGLGALAVRRGAASPEDVENVVIIPANTKIPAKRGQVFETIEDNQTRLKVEVTQGDDDDPDYVRAIGEQTFDIPPYPAGAPFEVVYAYDIDQTVFIEVHDKTSGERIGTFEVNNVATMAEGEVASATDRMRLLDIS, via the coding sequence GTGGGGCACACGATCGGCATCGACCTGGGCACCACCTACTCCGCCGCCGCGCGGGTGAACGAGCTCGGCAAGCCCGAGATCGTGGTCAACCGGGACGGCGAGCGCCTCACGCCGTCGGTCGTCCTCTTCCAGGACGAGCTGCCGATCGTGGGCACGATGGCGAAGCGCTCCGCGGTGACCGCGCCGCTGGACGTGGTGCAGTTCGTGAAGCGGTCGATGGGCGACCCGAGCTGGAAGTTCGAGACCAGCGGCGGGACGACGTACCGCCCGGAGGAGATCTCCGCGATCATCCTTCGTCGCATCAAGGACGACGTCGAGCTCGCTCTCGGTTCGCCGGTGACCGACGCGGTGGTGACCGTGCCCGCCTACTTCGACGACGCGCCGCGGCGGGCGACCATCGACGCCGGCCGGATCGCCGGGCTGAACGTCGCCCGGGTCCTCAACGAGCCGACCGCGGCGGCGCTCGCCTACGGCGTCGAGCACGAGGTCGAGGGCACCGTGCTCGTCTACGACCTCGGCGGCGGCACGTTCGACGTGACCGTGATGCGGGTGGGCGGCGGCGACTTCGACGTACTCGCCACACAGGGCGACCGCAACCTCGGCGGCTTCGACTTCGACAACCTCCTGATGCGCCTGCTGGACGAACGCTTCCAGGCCGCCGGTGGGCCGAGCCTGCTCGACGGCGCGGAGGCCGAGGCGGATCTGCGGGAGAAGGCCGAGATCGCCAAGCGCAGCCTCACCACGGTCGAGCAGACCCGGGTGGTGCTGTCCGGCGGCGGGGTGTCGAAGGTCGTGCCGCTCACCCGGGCGGAGTTCGAGGACGCCACCTCCAGCCTGATCAGCCGCACCCGCGACATCGCCGAGATCGTGGTCGGCGACGCCGGCCTGGACTGGTCCGGTGTCGACCACGTGCTGCTCGCGGGCGGGTCGACCCGGATGCCGATGGTGCGCTCGATGATCGAGAAGGTCTCCGGCCGTGAGCCCATCCGTTCGGTCAACCCCGACGAGGTGGTCGCGCTGGGCGCCGCGATCCAGGCGCACCTGGTCGACCTCGACGCTGCCGACGCCGCCCGCGGCGGGACGAACGGGAGCGCGACCGGCACCGGCGACGGCGCGAGCGCGGAGCAGCTGCCGGTGCTGGCCTCGGCGGTGACCCGCCCCCGCATCCGGGACGTCACCTCGCAGGGGCTGGGCGCGCTGGCCGTGCGCCGCGGCGCAGCCTCACCCGAGGACGTCGAGAACGTCGTCATCATCCCGGCCAACACCAAGATCCCCGCCAAGCGCGGCCAGGTGTTCGAGACCATCGAGGACAACCAGACCCGGCTCAAGGTCGAGGTGACACAGGGCGACGACGACGACCCCGACTACGTACGCGCGATCGGTGAGCAGACGTTCGACATCCCGCCCTACCCGGCGGGTGCGCCGTTCGAGGTGGTCTACGCGTACGACATCGACCAGACCGTCTTCATCGAGGTGCACGACAAGACGTCGGGGGAGCGGATCGGCACCTTCGAGGTGAACAACGTCGCGACGATGGCCGAGGGCGAGGTCGCGTCGGCCACCGACCGGATGCGGCTGCTGGACATCAGCTGA
- a CDS encoding J domain-containing protein, whose amino-acid sequence MPVDYYEILEVAPGASTEQIRAAITAQRRVWVRRQSSPDPERRAYAEQRVRDVDAAEKALLDPAARSAYDEKLARTRQAAATAGSGAAAGGQGNGPNGGGLRDRVPAPAPAPGGSRGPGTPGGAGSGGPGTSGHRRDPDLHDHLRRGDRYLEQGRWRLAQAEYDYVREREPGNLRALTGLGAAQVGSGRVKEGLAVLQRAVEANPDAEDVKVALATALYEVAVTSVDHWGDGRGTDRPVITSRRQYTLVRRHLRRIRKLDLTDWNVRMYAEELKDLLAEARAPVWVRSRSLRLYLVPLAGAILFVALAHVESLRVVGACWIVLIVALYVVRHRQPAWKQHRRGYGRGRGGGRGPTHGGTFRKGI is encoded by the coding sequence ATGCCCGTCGACTACTACGAGATCCTCGAGGTCGCGCCCGGGGCGAGCACCGAGCAGATCCGGGCGGCGATCACCGCTCAGCGCCGGGTCTGGGTACGCCGTCAGTCCAGTCCCGATCCTGAGCGCCGGGCGTACGCCGAGCAGCGGGTCCGTGACGTCGACGCGGCGGAGAAGGCGCTGCTGGACCCGGCGGCGCGTTCGGCGTACGACGAGAAACTCGCCCGGACCCGGCAGGCCGCCGCGACGGCAGGCAGCGGCGCCGCGGCCGGCGGCCAGGGAAACGGGCCCAACGGCGGCGGCCTACGCGACCGGGTGCCGGCACCCGCTCCCGCGCCGGGTGGATCGAGGGGGCCCGGCACCCCCGGCGGGGCCGGCTCCGGCGGCCCGGGCACCTCCGGTCACCGCCGCGACCCCGACCTGCACGACCACCTGCGGCGGGGCGACCGTTACCTCGAGCAGGGCCGCTGGCGCCTCGCCCAGGCCGAGTACGACTACGTCCGCGAACGCGAGCCCGGCAATCTCCGCGCGCTCACCGGCCTCGGCGCAGCCCAGGTCGGTTCCGGTCGGGTGAAGGAAGGGCTGGCGGTCCTGCAACGCGCGGTCGAGGCCAACCCCGACGCGGAGGACGTCAAGGTCGCGCTGGCGACGGCGCTGTACGAGGTGGCCGTCACCAGCGTGGACCACTGGGGCGACGGCCGGGGAACTGACCGGCCGGTGATCACCTCCCGGCGGCAGTACACGCTGGTCCGCCGGCACCTGCGCCGGATCCGCAAGCTCGACCTGACCGACTGGAACGTGAGGATGTACGCCGAGGAGCTGAAGGACTTGCTCGCAGAGGCGCGCGCCCCGGTGTGGGTTCGCAGCCGCTCGCTGCGGCTGTACCTCGTCCCGCTGGCCGGCGCGATCCTGTTCGTCGCCCTGGCCCACGTGGAGAGCCTGCGCGTGGTGGGCGCGTGCTGGATCGTGCTGATCGTCGCGTTGTACGTCGTCCGCCATCGGCAGCCGGCCTGGAAGCAGCACCGGCGCGGATACGGCCGCGGCCGTGGCGGCGGCCGCGGTCCCACCCACGGCGGGACCTTCCGGAAGGGGATCTAG
- a CDS encoding nucleotide exchange factor GrpE, producing MSERTSQRAEHPSEPPFEQASEQAGEQPFQQPGGRPVGSAEVAELAQEVAALRDLFQRRLLEDQARQRMYDELYRQLEFARQGLVDQFVAPLAREILLVVDRIDALTGQRGGGGAGPQSGEKSGADDDAGNLGSVREELLEILHRRGLREVDAWGQDFDPRVHEAVARVPVEAADQVGRVVEVRRPGYALADRLLRPAQVGVGYRPAGQRS from the coding sequence ATGTCGGAACGAACCTCGCAGCGGGCCGAACACCCGTCCGAACCACCGTTCGAGCAGGCGAGCGAGCAAGCGGGCGAGCAGCCGTTCCAGCAGCCCGGCGGCCGGCCGGTCGGGTCGGCGGAAGTGGCCGAACTGGCGCAGGAGGTGGCCGCGCTGCGCGACCTGTTCCAGCGCCGCCTGCTGGAGGACCAGGCCCGGCAGCGGATGTACGACGAGCTGTACCGCCAGCTGGAGTTCGCCCGGCAGGGGCTCGTCGACCAGTTCGTGGCACCGCTGGCCCGGGAGATCCTGCTGGTCGTGGACCGGATCGACGCGCTCACCGGCCAGAGGGGCGGGGGCGGGGCCGGACCACAGTCCGGAGAGAAGTCCGGAGCGGACGACGACGCCGGGAACCTCGGATCGGTGCGGGAGGAGCTGCTGGAGATCCTGCACCGGCGCGGCCTGCGCGAGGTCGACGCGTGGGGGCAGGACTTCGACCCGCGGGTACACGAGGCGGTGGCCCGGGTGCCGGTCGAGGCGGCCGACCAGGTGGGCCGGGTGGTGGAGGTACGCCGGCCCGGCTACGCGCTGGCCGACCGGCTGCTGCGTCCGGCCCAGGTCGGGGTCGGCTACCGGCCGGCAGGACAGCGGTCCTGA